The proteins below come from a single Esox lucius isolate fEsoLuc1 chromosome 7, fEsoLuc1.pri, whole genome shotgun sequence genomic window:
- the tmsb gene encoding thymosin beta produces the protein MSDKPNMREISSFDKTKLKKTETRVKNQLPTKETIDQERKREPSP, from the exons ATGTCTGACAAACCGAATATGAGGGAAATCTCCAGCTTTGACAAGACTAAGCTGAAGAAGACAGAGACCAGGGTGAAGAACCAATTGCCAACCAAAGAAA CAATTGACCAAGAGAGGAAACGAGAGCCATCGCCTTGA